In Prosthecomicrobium sp. N25, one DNA window encodes the following:
- a CDS encoding helix-turn-helix domain-containing protein, producing MNLSLRSTRDGALALVGVMTPPAEAAVSLMRPRGGLVFEGPLRIDLPGMTLMCWDPSGPGPALEKADRVVVLLPPQRQAADGETRSIASLVSVDRRLLRTEAEALCGYPVAVELAPDPAPDFETCQEVLARLEDAFAQRASGMEAAQPGTWAREILRALLRGPLKPALDRYIGVHRKTSGPASLHRALDYIRQHSATDLSMAKLADVSGVSPRAMQSTFMRHLSCSPWDYVMMCRLEAARSRILARPGNDTITSIAIATGFNHLGDFAKLYRRRYGETPTDTRRHWPRAYA from the coding sequence ATGAATCTGAGCCTGCGCTCGACCCGGGATGGGGCCTTGGCACTCGTGGGCGTCATGACGCCCCCCGCTGAAGCCGCGGTGAGCCTAATGCGGCCGCGAGGGGGTCTCGTCTTCGAGGGCCCCCTGCGCATCGACCTGCCGGGCATGACCCTGATGTGCTGGGACCCGAGCGGACCGGGGCCGGCCCTGGAGAAGGCGGACCGCGTCGTCGTTCTCCTGCCGCCGCAGCGCCAGGCCGCGGACGGCGAGACGCGGTCGATCGCGTCCCTGGTCAGTGTCGACCGGCGGCTCCTGCGCACCGAGGCCGAGGCCCTGTGCGGCTACCCGGTCGCCGTCGAACTCGCCCCGGATCCAGCCCCGGACTTCGAGACCTGCCAGGAGGTTCTGGCACGCCTCGAGGACGCCTTCGCCCAGCGCGCATCCGGGATGGAGGCCGCCCAGCCCGGCACATGGGCGCGCGAGATTCTCCGGGCCCTGCTGCGGGGGCCCCTAAAGCCGGCGCTCGACCGCTACATCGGCGTGCACCGCAAGACGTCCGGGCCGGCCAGCTTGCACCGCGCGCTCGACTACATCCGCCAGCACTCGGCGACCGACCTCAGCATGGCGAAGCTCGCCGACGTCTCCGGCGTCAGCCCGCGGGCCATGCAGTCGACCTTCATGCGGCACCTGAGCTGCTCGCCCTGGGACTACGTGATGATGTGCCGCCTCGAGGCGGCCCGGAGCCGCATCCTCGCCCGGCCCGGCAACGACACCATCACGTCGATCGCCATCGCGACCGGCTTCAACCACCTGGGGGACTTCGCCAAGCTCTACCGCCGCCGCTACGGCGAGACGCCGACCGACACCCGCCGGCACTGGCCCCGCGCCTACGCCTGA
- a CDS encoding putative signal transducing protein, translated as MQDLIRSNDIVLIATVEALLNGAGIGHLLLDSHMAALEGSLGILPRRILVDEDDLPRARRLVADAGLGHELAPEPGTRGRP; from the coding sequence ATGCAGGACCTGATCCGCTCCAACGACATCGTCCTCATCGCCACCGTGGAGGCCCTGCTCAACGGGGCGGGAATCGGCCACCTGCTGCTCGACAGCCACATGGCCGCGCTGGAAGGATCGCTCGGCATCCTGCCGCGCCGCATCCTGGTGGACGAGGACGACCTGCCGCGCGCGCGCCGGCTCGTCGCCGATGCGGGGCTCGGGCACGAGCTCGCCCCGGAGCCCGGGACCCGGGGACGACCGTGA
- a CDS encoding polyprenyl synthetase family protein, producing MGVVVPFEEKQPVEPSIDRLVGLVTDDMERVNRLILSKAGSDVALIPEVANHLISSGGKRLRPMLTLAAAQMCGYAGDGHVKLATSVEFMHTATLLHDDVVDESDMRRGKLAARKLWGNQASVLVGDFLLGQAFRMMVEVGNLQALGILSDAASVIAEGEVMQLAAAKNMATTEDEYLAVIRAKTAALFSAAAEVGPVVAGRAREEQAAFRSYGTNLGLAFQLIDDALDYGGSSAKLGKNVGDDFREGKITLPVVLAYRRGSDEDRAFWSRCLQEADIRDGDLARAVDLMRRHRALEDTVERARHYGSIARDALAPFRESEHKRALLEVVEFCVARAH from the coding sequence GTGGGTGTTGTCGTTCCGTTCGAAGAGAAGCAGCCCGTAGAACCCTCCATCGACAGGCTGGTCGGCCTCGTCACGGACGACATGGAGCGGGTAAACCGGCTGATCCTGTCCAAGGCCGGTTCGGACGTGGCCCTGATCCCGGAAGTCGCCAACCATCTGATTTCGTCGGGCGGCAAGCGCCTGCGACCCATGCTGACGCTCGCCGCCGCGCAGATGTGCGGCTATGCGGGGGACGGCCACGTCAAGCTCGCCACCTCGGTCGAGTTCATGCACACCGCGACGCTCCTGCACGACGACGTCGTGGACGAGAGCGACATGCGCCGCGGCAAGCTCGCCGCCCGCAAGCTCTGGGGCAACCAAGCGAGCGTTCTCGTCGGCGACTTCCTGCTCGGGCAGGCCTTCCGCATGATGGTGGAGGTCGGCAACCTCCAGGCTCTCGGCATCCTGTCCGACGCCGCCTCGGTCATCGCCGAGGGCGAAGTGATGCAACTGGCGGCCGCCAAGAACATGGCGACGACCGAGGACGAGTACCTCGCGGTGATTCGCGCCAAGACCGCGGCGCTCTTCTCCGCCGCCGCCGAGGTGGGCCCCGTCGTCGCCGGCCGCGCCCGCGAGGAGCAGGCCGCCTTCCGCAGCTACGGGACCAACCTCGGGCTGGCCTTCCAGCTCATCGACGACGCCCTGGACTACGGCGGTTCCTCCGCGAAGCTCGGCAAGAATGTCGGGGACGATTTCCGCGAGGGGAAGATTACCTTGCCGGTCGTCCTGGCCTACCGCCGCGGCTCCGACGAGGACCGCGCCTTTTGGTCGCGGTGCCTCCAGGAAGCGGACATCCGGGACGGCGATCTGGCCCGCGCGGTGGACCTGATGCGGCGCCATCGTGCCCTGGAAGACACGGTCGAGCGCGCGCGGCACTACGGTTCGATCGCCCGCGACGCCCTGGCGCCCTTCCGCGAAAGCGAGCACAAGCGCGCGCTCCTGGAAGTGGTGGAGTTCTGCGTGGCCCGCGCCCACTGA